One stretch of Dehalobacter sp. DNA includes these proteins:
- a CDS encoding ATPase, translating into MKGNMKHVFPGGNTSEGFFSYYSFLLEKGTKRIFVLKGGPGVGKSTLMKKIGNRMAEMGYDVEFHHCSSDHHSLDGIAVVDAGVVMVDGTAPHIVDPKYPGGLDEIINLGEFWDTDAIQHNVKHIIASTNEVSRLFARAYRLLSAARAVAENMMAITRQSMDFFALNMETSRLAKKIFEGVYMAESSCRTGVARHLFSCAYTPEGFVDFTDSILQEIREIVYLEGEMGTGRSVFMEKIAAKAMENGFDVEIYHLPLIPSKIGTIVIKELQVALTSSEYFRNNHQESVNLNRHVHTELSLSLTQERNSDLDLFGHLMLSGMDCIHQVKQEHDALEQYYVPYMNFKAVEEKYEEILSRILDIVDSEACAAEKQLH; encoded by the coding sequence ATGAAAGGAAACATGAAACATGTATTTCCGGGCGGAAATACCTCAGAGGGATTTTTTTCGTACTATTCGTTTCTGCTGGAAAAAGGTACGAAACGGATTTTTGTGCTCAAAGGAGGACCTGGTGTCGGAAAATCAACGTTGATGAAAAAAATTGGGAACAGAATGGCAGAAATGGGTTATGATGTGGAATTCCACCACTGCTCTTCCGATCATCACTCCCTGGACGGAATAGCAGTTGTGGATGCCGGGGTTGTGATGGTTGATGGAACTGCACCGCATATTGTGGATCCGAAGTATCCTGGAGGTCTGGATGAAATCATCAATCTGGGAGAATTCTGGGATACGGATGCCATACAGCACAATGTAAAACATATTATCGCTTCAACGAATGAAGTCAGCCGTCTGTTTGCCAGGGCTTACCGTTTGTTAAGTGCAGCCAGAGCTGTCGCGGAGAATATGATGGCCATAACCAGGCAGTCTATGGATTTTTTTGCGTTGAATATGGAAACATCGCGTTTGGCAAAGAAAATATTTGAGGGTGTGTACATGGCGGAAAGCTCCTGTAGGACCGGCGTGGCCAGACATCTGTTTTCCTGTGCGTATACACCGGAAGGTTTTGTTGATTTTACAGATTCTATTCTGCAGGAAATCCGGGAAATTGTTTATCTGGAAGGCGAGATGGGTACAGGAAGATCCGTTTTTATGGAGAAAATTGCCGCTAAGGCCATGGAAAATGGTTTTGATGTAGAAATCTATCACTTACCGCTGATCCCTTCCAAGATCGGAACGATTGTGATCAAAGAACTGCAGGTCGCCCTGACGTCGAGCGAATATTTCCGAAACAATCATCAAGAGTCCGTTAACCTGAACAGGCATGTCCATACAGAGCTTTCTTTATCACTGACACAGGAACGGAACAGTGACCTGGATTTGTTTGGTCATCTTATGCTCAGCGGAATGGACTGTATTCACCAGGTCAAACAGGAGCACGATGCTTTGGAGCAATATTATGTGCCGTATATGAATTTTAAGGCTGTCGAAGAAAAATACGAGGAGATCTTGAGCAGGATTTTGGATATTGTGGACAGTGAGGCCTGCGCAGCAGAAAAACAACTGCATTAA
- a CDS encoding type II toxin-antitoxin system Phd/YefM family antitoxin produces the protein MDLRRVFDCMISVSELGRGQASKVIQAVEDEGNPYIIVKNNKPQAVIISIHEYSELMRIRDMVASGQNISSPLYSPHFQDNYASLKTNALSDDEINIFLESEDLEGLDLESESND, from the coding sequence ATGGATTTGCGCCGGGTATTTGACTGTATGATTTCCGTTTCGGAGTTAGGCCGCGGACAAGCTTCAAAAGTTATTCAGGCCGTTGAAGATGAAGGCAATCCCTATATCATCGTCAAAAATAATAAACCCCAGGCTGTCATCATCTCCATCCATGAATATTCGGAACTAATGCGCATCCGAGATATGGTCGCCTCTGGTCAGAATATCAGTTCTCCGCTCTATTCGCCCCATTTCCAGGATAATTATGCCTCCCTGAAAACAAATGCTCTTTCTGACGATGAAATCAATATTTTCCTTGAAAGTGAAGACCTCGAAGGCCTGGATCTTGAAAGCGAATCAAATGACTAA
- a CDS encoding putative DNA modification/repair radical SAM protein gives MGTLEKLAVLADGAKYDVSCASSGVNKHNQGGIGNSKSFGICHTWSADGRCVSLLKILLTNYCIYNCNYCVNRNQNDIPRASFTPREVADLTIQFYRRNYIEGLFLSSGIERSPNHTMERIYQVLDILRHEYHFYGYIHVKVIPGADPALVNKTGLLADRMSINIEQPTEQSLKLLAPQKTLPVLFAPMNQIHHQMTQNASERKIFRHVQKFVPAGQSTQMIVGASKDSDLSIIKATETLYNRFQLKRVYYSAYVPVNEGPNLPALSTSPPLLREHRLYQADWLLRFYSFKADEIVNEQSPFLDTDFDPKISWALRNMQLFPLEINQASYEELLRIPGVGVTSAQRIIRQRRLGNISYNHLKKMGVVLKRAKYFITCQGCYYGGIPAESALVRQALTPVAKPVQLCLF, from the coding sequence ATGGGTACTCTGGAAAAACTTGCAGTCCTCGCTGATGGAGCCAAGTATGATGTCTCTTGTGCGTCAAGCGGGGTAAATAAGCATAATCAAGGCGGTATCGGCAACTCCAAATCATTTGGCATTTGCCATACCTGGTCTGCTGATGGCCGCTGTGTTTCGCTTTTAAAGATTCTCCTGACCAACTACTGCATCTATAACTGCAATTACTGCGTCAACCGCAATCAGAATGATATCCCGCGAGCCAGTTTCACGCCAAGGGAAGTTGCCGACCTGACGATTCAATTCTACAGGCGGAATTATATTGAAGGTCTTTTTTTGAGCTCGGGTATTGAGCGCAGTCCAAATCATACCATGGAAAGGATTTATCAGGTTCTTGACATTCTGAGGCATGAATATCACTTTTACGGATATATACACGTCAAAGTGATTCCCGGCGCCGATCCGGCACTGGTCAACAAGACCGGATTGCTCGCCGACAGGATGAGCATTAATATTGAACAGCCTACAGAGCAGAGCCTCAAACTCCTGGCCCCGCAAAAGACACTGCCCGTCCTATTTGCGCCGATGAATCAAATTCATCATCAGATGACGCAAAACGCTTCCGAAAGAAAGATTTTCCGGCACGTCCAAAAATTTGTTCCAGCAGGACAGTCGACCCAGATGATTGTCGGGGCAAGCAAAGACAGCGACCTTTCCATTATTAAAGCCACAGAAACCCTTTACAACCGTTTTCAGTTGAAAAGAGTCTATTACTCGGCCTATGTTCCCGTTAATGAGGGCCCAAATCTTCCTGCTCTTTCCACTTCTCCGCCTTTGCTTAGAGAACACCGGCTCTATCAGGCGGACTGGCTGCTGAGATTTTACAGCTTTAAAGCGGATGAAATCGTCAATGAACAGAGTCCGTTTTTGGATACCGATTTTGATCCCAAAATTTCCTGGGCGCTTCGAAACATGCAGTTATTTCCTCTAGAAATCAACCAAGCCTCTTATGAAGAGCTGCTTCGAATTCCTGGCGTAGGCGTGACTTCCGCCCAGAGAATCATTCGGCAGCGCAGGCTGGGTAATATTTCTTATAATCATCTTAAAAAAATGGGGGTGGTTCTTAAGCGCGCTAAATATTTTATCACGTGTCAGGGCTGTTATTACGGAGGCATCCCTGCAGAAAGTGCCTTGGTGCGCCAGGCCCTGACACCTGTGGCCAAACCCGTTCAGCTATGTTTGTTTTGA
- a CDS encoding indolepyruvate oxidoreductase subunit beta has translation MTDITNILIVGVGGQGTILASRVLAGAVQMTGQDVKVSEIHGMAQRGGSVVTQVRYGKEVASPIIPEGEADIILAFEKLEALRWLPYLKKDGSILINDQRIDPMPVVVGAAQYPSDVLDIIKKERKEVFIINGLEKAVEAGNAKAVNVVLLGLLARCLKIDKQTWLDVIRETVPSKLLEVNLKAFEEGWNSFDR, from the coding sequence ATGACTGATATCACGAATATTCTTATTGTTGGAGTAGGGGGACAGGGAACAATCCTTGCAAGCAGAGTACTGGCGGGCGCCGTCCAAATGACCGGCCAGGACGTTAAGGTCTCGGAGATTCACGGGATGGCTCAGCGGGGCGGGAGTGTGGTTACCCAGGTAAGATACGGCAAAGAAGTCGCCTCCCCGATCATTCCTGAAGGTGAAGCGGATATTATACTCGCTTTTGAGAAGCTGGAGGCTCTCCGCTGGCTGCCCTATCTGAAAAAGGATGGCAGCATCTTAATTAATGACCAAAGGATCGATCCTATGCCGGTAGTCGTCGGAGCAGCGCAATATCCTTCCGATGTGTTGGATATTATTAAAAAAGAACGTAAAGAAGTTTTCATCATCAACGGACTCGAAAAGGCTGTCGAAGCTGGTAACGCTAAAGCAGTCAACGTTGTTTTGCTGGGATTGCTGGCCAGATGCCTGAAGATCGACAAGCAAACTTGGCTTGATGTTATCCGGGAAACAGTCCCCTCCAAACTGCTTGAGGTCAATCTGAAAGCTTTTGAAGAGGGCTGGAACAGTTTTGACCGCTGA
- a CDS encoding ATP-binding protein yields the protein MEKDLYMTISSKTKQLLVKQEGFDADFKMTVKGIQATDLVAFANSENGGTILAGVGEIEDKNSMQKGRIIGCPVGDKERLFILSKAESCVPPVEVAIIIENYARKPIYRIEIPSGKEKPHCTAGGTYKIRGDGRTNTLLPGRLLTLYIEKQSETFFNRFREATKELGKDILASDTLLQNALNELRRKVLQIEAAIESNQNSLGKIVAIDKKIDKLLSLQAKGE from the coding sequence ATGGAAAAAGATCTATATATGACGATTTCCAGCAAAACAAAACAGCTGCTGGTCAAACAGGAAGGTTTCGATGCGGATTTCAAAATGACAGTTAAAGGCATTCAAGCCACAGATTTAGTAGCATTTGCGAATTCAGAAAATGGAGGAACCATTTTAGCTGGCGTGGGTGAGATTGAAGATAAAAACAGCATGCAGAAAGGTAGAATTATAGGCTGTCCGGTTGGTGACAAGGAAAGACTCTTTATTTTAAGTAAAGCGGAGAGTTGTGTTCCGCCCGTTGAAGTCGCTATAATAATAGAAAACTATGCCAGAAAACCAATCTATCGAATTGAGATTCCCTCCGGTAAAGAAAAGCCGCACTGCACGGCTGGGGGCACATACAAGATCAGAGGGGACGGCCGGACCAACACGCTGCTTCCCGGAAGGCTGCTGACTCTTTACATCGAAAAACAAAGCGAAACATTTTTTAACCGCTTTCGCGAAGCAACGAAAGAACTGGGGAAAGATATTCTGGCTTCGGACACACTGCTTCAGAATGCCTTAAACGAGCTCAGACGCAAAGTACTGCAGATTGAAGCTGCCATTGAGAGCAATCAAAACAGCCTGGGAAAAATAGTGGCTATTGATAAGAAGATAGATAAGCTTTTGTCGCTGCAAGCTAAAGGAGAATGA
- the iorA gene encoding indolepyruvate ferredoxin oxidoreductase subunit alpha — MKKLLTGNEAIARGAWEAGVVVCTAYPGTPSTEITENAAKYDEMYAEWSPNEKVALEVGLGAAIAGGRALVSMKHVGVNVAADPLFTLSYTGVNGGLVLVSADDPGMHSSQNEQDNRHFGRAAKIPVLEPANSQEAKDFTKLAFDISEMFDTPVMLRTTTRVAHSQSLVELADREEKGIKEYQKNPSKYVMIPANARHRHVVVEDRLIKLKNYAESTDLNRVEWNDTKIGVITSGVTYQYVKEILPEVSILKLGMTFPLPQKMIMDFADKVDQLYIVEELEPFIEEYVRSWGLDVHGKDTFPLIGELLPETIAAKMVQTLGDCSPRETAEPDQLQYEVPPRPPVLCPGCPHRGLFYVLNKLKVTVAGDIGCYTLGCLAPLKAIDTTICMGASIGTAIGMEKARGKDFARSLVAVIGDSTFIHSGITALVDVVYNKATTTTIILDNRITAMTGHQHNPTTGFTVKGEPTKEIDLVLLAKAVGVERVRVVDPFELEGLEKIVGEELAAEEPSVIITQRNCALIDKSRNNPYSVSPGACTGCLRCLKLGCPCIAKEGKKVRINLAQCVGCGLCATVCPSEAMRKEGSAND; from the coding sequence ATGAAAAAGCTTCTGACAGGCAACGAAGCGATTGCAAGAGGTGCCTGGGAAGCCGGAGTTGTAGTATGCACGGCTTATCCAGGAACCCCCAGTACGGAAATTACAGAAAACGCAGCAAAATATGATGAGATGTATGCGGAATGGTCCCCGAACGAAAAAGTAGCACTCGAAGTTGGTTTGGGTGCTGCGATTGCCGGCGGAAGAGCGCTTGTCTCCATGAAACATGTTGGGGTAAACGTAGCAGCAGATCCCTTGTTTACACTTTCGTATACCGGTGTTAACGGTGGACTGGTACTTGTATCTGCTGACGATCCGGGCATGCATAGTTCTCAAAATGAACAGGATAACCGTCATTTTGGACGGGCAGCAAAAATTCCGGTACTAGAGCCGGCCAACAGCCAGGAGGCCAAAGATTTTACCAAATTGGCTTTTGACATCAGCGAGATGTTTGATACTCCGGTTATGCTCAGAACGACAACACGGGTGGCACATTCCCAGTCCCTGGTCGAACTTGCTGACCGTGAGGAGAAAGGAATCAAGGAATATCAGAAAAATCCTTCCAAATATGTGATGATTCCCGCAAATGCCCGTCATCGCCATGTAGTTGTTGAGGATAGGCTGATAAAACTAAAAAACTACGCTGAAAGTACCGATTTAAACCGTGTTGAATGGAACGATACAAAAATCGGAGTAATTACCAGCGGCGTAACCTACCAGTATGTCAAAGAAATTTTACCGGAAGTTTCAATCTTAAAACTTGGCATGACCTTCCCGCTGCCCCAAAAAATGATTATGGACTTTGCGGACAAAGTAGATCAGTTATATATTGTCGAAGAATTGGAACCTTTTATCGAAGAGTATGTAAGATCCTGGGGTCTTGATGTTCATGGCAAGGATACTTTTCCGCTGATCGGAGAATTACTGCCGGAAACGATTGCCGCCAAAATGGTACAGACGCTTGGGGACTGTTCTCCCCGCGAGACGGCCGAACCAGATCAACTGCAATATGAAGTTCCTCCGCGTCCTCCTGTCCTATGTCCCGGCTGTCCGCACAGAGGTCTTTTCTATGTACTTAATAAGCTTAAAGTCACTGTCGCCGGTGACATCGGTTGTTATACGCTTGGCTGCCTTGCTCCGCTTAAAGCCATTGACACGACCATTTGTATGGGAGCAAGCATCGGTACTGCTATTGGTATGGAGAAAGCCAGAGGTAAGGATTTTGCACGCAGCCTGGTCGCTGTGATTGGAGATTCTACTTTCATTCATTCGGGAATAACTGCACTTGTTGACGTTGTCTACAATAAAGCAACAACAACGACAATTATTCTGGATAACCGCATCACGGCAATGACCGGCCACCAACATAACCCGACGACCGGGTTTACAGTTAAAGGAGAGCCTACCAAAGAAATTGATCTCGTCCTTCTGGCCAAGGCCGTCGGCGTAGAACGGGTACGGGTTGTTGACCCGTTTGAGCTGGAGGGGCTAGAAAAAATTGTCGGAGAAGAACTGGCTGCAGAAGAGCCTTCAGTCATAATCACCCAACGGAATTGCGCCCTGATCGATAAAAGCAGGAATAACCCTTATAGCGTATCCCCGGGAGCTTGTACCGGCTGTCTACGCTGCCTTAAGTTAGGCTGTCCCTGTATTGCCAAGGAAGGGAAAAAAGTCAGGATCAATCTTGCCCAGTGTGTAGGCTGCGGGCTTTGTGCCACCGTCTGCCCCAGCGAAGCAATGAGGAAAGAAGGTAGCGCCAATGACTGA